In Primulina eburnea isolate SZY01 chromosome 5, ASM2296580v1, whole genome shotgun sequence, a single window of DNA contains:
- the LOC140832389 gene encoding myosin-binding protein 7-like isoform X2, whose translation MATKSSPSTSSTSLVKCCECECSCSVMNRSLSGTYLRTVKRKYDEFEEEREFEIPGLIIPQNARVEMGNECVALREMVSSQQVTIQNLISELEEERNASSSAANEAMSMILRLQREKAEIQMEAKQFKRYAEEKMAHDQQEMLALEDLLYKRELAIHSLTCEVQAYKHRMMSYGLTENEAAGENGMSRNNSLTENLQGQFEFPPCEIYPPLKCNSQDCVDGDDGATDIEKYAFGETPRTRDQFKDLERRICHLEESPRTVKPCGEYSGSKSFLEKVVVGQSPRQPRHLKKFSTDSSNSLLATWEEKGPDIATDSPKFGRSFKKSELSHLEEISNSRKVDNASEVGDDFSDRVYTIDSVKQGALPNGLMDVNATVAFRDEEMTSQMESPTQMESPNYLPVKDIEIQKLYARLHALEADRESMRQTIISVGTDKAQLMLLKEIAQNWCQDMSPAKSMPTRKSSAVGSFSFMSVFKWITGFVFWRRKAHKCRYMFGLSANNVGLLMLLDRRPRVGQRRCISISHM comes from the exons ATGGCGACCAAGAGTTCGCCTTCGACGTCGTCTACTAGCCTCGTCAAATGCTGTGAATGTGAATGTAGCTGTTCGGTGATGAACAGGTCTCTTTCAGGGACTTATCTCCGGACCGTGAAACGTAAATATGATGAATTCGAGGAAGAACGTGAGTTCGAGATCCCAGGGCTCATCATACCACAAAATGCTCGTGTGGAGATGGGAAATGAATGTGTGGCTTTGCGTGAAATGGTCAGCAGCCAGCAGGTAACCATTCAGAACCTCATCTCTGAGTTGGAGGAGGAGAGAAATGCCTCGTCATCAGCTGCCAATGAGGCCATGTCTATGATTCTGCGGTTGCAGAGGGAGAAGGCAGAGATTCAGATGGAGGCTAAGCAGTTTAAGAGGTATGCAGAGGAGAAAATGGCCCATGATCAGCAGGAGATGTTAGCACTGGAGGATTTGTTGTATAAGAGGGAGCTCGCCATTCACTCACTTACATGTGAGGTGCAGGCCTATAAACATAGAATGATGAGTTACGGTCTCACAGAGAATGAGGCCGCTGGAGAGAATGGTATGAGCCGGAATAATAGCTTGACTGAGAATCTTCAAGGGCAGTTTGAGTTTCCCCCTTGTGAAATCTATCCTCCTCTAAAATGCAATTCACAGGATTGTGTGGATGGTGATGACGGAGCCACGGATATTGAGAAATATGCCTTTGGGGAAACTCCAAGAACTCGGGATCAGTTTAAGGATTTGGAACGCCGAATATGTCATTTGGAGGAAAGTCCTCGGACCGTTAAGCCCTGTGGGGAATATAGTGGCTCAAAAAGTTTTCTTGAGAAGGTAGTAGTTGGTCAGTCTCCTAGGCAGCCTAGGCATCTCAAGAAGTTCTCAACTGACAGCTCAAATTCACTCCTGGCGACGTGGGAAGAAAAAGGTCCGGATATAGCCACAGATTCTCCGAAGTTTGGTCGCAGTTTTAAGAAGTCAGAACTTTCCCATTTAGAGGAGATTTCTAATTCGAGGAAAGTGGATAATGCATCAGAAGTCGGTGATGATTTCAGCGACAGGGTTTACACAATCGATTCTGTTAAGCAGGGGGCTTTACCGAATGGTCTCATGGATGTAAATGCCACTGTTGCATTTCGTGATGAAGAGATGACGTCCCAAATGGAGTCgccgacccaaatggagtcgccAAATTATCTTCCTGTTAAAGATATAGAGATCCAGAAGTTGTATGCAAGGCTTCATGCTCTCGAGGCTGATAGAGAATCAATGAGGCAGACAATTATTTCTGTGGGCACGGATAAAGCACAACTAATGTTGTTAAAGGAGATAGCTCAGAACTGGTGCCAAGATATGTCCCCAGCAAAGAGCATGCCCACGAGGAAATCATCAGCAGTTGGGAGTTTTTCATTCATGTCAGTGTTCAAG TGGATCACAGGTTTTGTTTTTTGGAGAAGAAAAGCACACAAATGCAG ATACATGTTTGGATTGTCCGCCAACAATGTGGGCTTGTTAATGCTGTTAGACAGAAGACCTCGCGTGGGACAACGGAGATGTATATCTATTTCACATATGTGA
- the LOC140832389 gene encoding myosin-binding protein 7-like isoform X1: MATKSSPSTSSTSLVKCCECECSCSVMNRSLSGTYLRTVKRKYDEFEEEREFEIPGLIIPQNARVEMGNECVALREMVSSQQVTIQNLISELEEERNASSSAANEAMSMILRLQREKAEIQMEAKQFKRYAEEKMAHDQQEMLALEDLLYKRELAIHSLTCEVQAYKHRMMSYGLTENEAAGENGMSRNNSLTENLQGQFEFPPCEIYPPLKCNSQDCVDGDDGATDIEKYAFGETPRTRDQFKDLERRICHLEESPRTVKPCGEYSGSKSFLEKVVVGQSPRQPRHLKKFSTDSSNSLLATWEEKGPDIATDSPKFGRSFKKSELSHLEEISNSRKVDNASEVGDDFSDRVYTIDSVKQGALPNGLMDVNATVAFRDEEMTSQMESPTQMESPNYLPVKDIEIQKLYARLHALEADRESMRQTIISVGTDKAQLMLLKEIAQNWCQDMSPAKSMPTRKSSAVGSFSFMSVFKVITWITGFVFWRRKAHKCRYMFGLSANNVGLLMLLDRRPRVGQRRCISISHM, translated from the exons ATGGCGACCAAGAGTTCGCCTTCGACGTCGTCTACTAGCCTCGTCAAATGCTGTGAATGTGAATGTAGCTGTTCGGTGATGAACAGGTCTCTTTCAGGGACTTATCTCCGGACCGTGAAACGTAAATATGATGAATTCGAGGAAGAACGTGAGTTCGAGATCCCAGGGCTCATCATACCACAAAATGCTCGTGTGGAGATGGGAAATGAATGTGTGGCTTTGCGTGAAATGGTCAGCAGCCAGCAGGTAACCATTCAGAACCTCATCTCTGAGTTGGAGGAGGAGAGAAATGCCTCGTCATCAGCTGCCAATGAGGCCATGTCTATGATTCTGCGGTTGCAGAGGGAGAAGGCAGAGATTCAGATGGAGGCTAAGCAGTTTAAGAGGTATGCAGAGGAGAAAATGGCCCATGATCAGCAGGAGATGTTAGCACTGGAGGATTTGTTGTATAAGAGGGAGCTCGCCATTCACTCACTTACATGTGAGGTGCAGGCCTATAAACATAGAATGATGAGTTACGGTCTCACAGAGAATGAGGCCGCTGGAGAGAATGGTATGAGCCGGAATAATAGCTTGACTGAGAATCTTCAAGGGCAGTTTGAGTTTCCCCCTTGTGAAATCTATCCTCCTCTAAAATGCAATTCACAGGATTGTGTGGATGGTGATGACGGAGCCACGGATATTGAGAAATATGCCTTTGGGGAAACTCCAAGAACTCGGGATCAGTTTAAGGATTTGGAACGCCGAATATGTCATTTGGAGGAAAGTCCTCGGACCGTTAAGCCCTGTGGGGAATATAGTGGCTCAAAAAGTTTTCTTGAGAAGGTAGTAGTTGGTCAGTCTCCTAGGCAGCCTAGGCATCTCAAGAAGTTCTCAACTGACAGCTCAAATTCACTCCTGGCGACGTGGGAAGAAAAAGGTCCGGATATAGCCACAGATTCTCCGAAGTTTGGTCGCAGTTTTAAGAAGTCAGAACTTTCCCATTTAGAGGAGATTTCTAATTCGAGGAAAGTGGATAATGCATCAGAAGTCGGTGATGATTTCAGCGACAGGGTTTACACAATCGATTCTGTTAAGCAGGGGGCTTTACCGAATGGTCTCATGGATGTAAATGCCACTGTTGCATTTCGTGATGAAGAGATGACGTCCCAAATGGAGTCgccgacccaaatggagtcgccAAATTATCTTCCTGTTAAAGATATAGAGATCCAGAAGTTGTATGCAAGGCTTCATGCTCTCGAGGCTGATAGAGAATCAATGAGGCAGACAATTATTTCTGTGGGCACGGATAAAGCACAACTAATGTTGTTAAAGGAGATAGCTCAGAACTGGTGCCAAGATATGTCCCCAGCAAAGAGCATGCCCACGAGGAAATCATCAGCAGTTGGGAGTTTTTCATTCATGTCAGTGTTCAAGGTAATCACG TGGATCACAGGTTTTGTTTTTTGGAGAAGAAAAGCACACAAATGCAG ATACATGTTTGGATTGTCCGCCAACAATGTGGGCTTGTTAATGCTGTTAGACAGAAGACCTCGCGTGGGACAACGGAGATGTATATCTATTTCACATATGTGA
- the LOC140832384 gene encoding uncharacterized protein, whose amino-acid sequence MASLTPGILLKLLQSMNSTTKVTGDHRSALLQVIGIVPALSTSDSLWPNHGFYVQLSDSRNSTYVSLSDRDTELILNNRLQLGQFVHLDRLVFDSPPVPAPLNLRPIAGRHQFIGSPEPLIARINSGGFVIQPVSESDLSVDPIAAYLSRMGKKVMDSKEKCAESEGSVGDVKIASSKVNRGAVAPKENLNVNISSGDAQANGNGKAGSDKVSSQRFSSPGALKQRSVMPSVKKAERDPSPAGKSGKRSSSPAPSKCVVPSLEEAAKEENRRTSREPAIIVPSRYRQPSPTSGRRQASPVVARRMSLSPGRRLSGGLKVSPALDSSGKKKMASIAAGISKVSEALVGSAKPSRKNWDDGATPGGGVSSEDKEKTRTKNRPDLQAILRTQAAISRRLSDVHDNSSAKDEKSCGSESSFESEKTNVAPVITIHEKKWTDGSIPLDSVSSSLAKLGKDATRRRRVASTAASEALEEAMVTESIVRNLSMFSDLHSCSKPENPLPTIDRFMSIYEDVLKSIAAAESIAGKYRSSATNDNTTYSEQSKSSTLWVEAALATNLEVVSLLTDQNFAGSSKMEQQNSKKRLSANSTFKNNNTNASPSTVVGPWTRGKGMEETVELGKILQYEMQIWFVRFVESSLDAGFQVFGKCTPASTGALNNCGPIAAILSQLKRVNNWLDCIMTQQDDVLAGKIESLKRKIYGFVIQHVGTTVESMIPAASS is encoded by the exons ATGGCGTCTTTGACCCCAGGAATCCTTCTCAAACTCCTCCAATCCATGAACTCCACCACCAAAGTCACCGGAGACCATCGCAGCGCTCTCCTCCAGGTCATCGGAATTGTCCCTGCGTTGTCGACTTCAGATTCTCTTTGGCCCAACCATGGATTCTACGTTCAGCTGTCGGATTCCCGCAATTCCACCTATGTTTCCCTTTCCGACCGTGATACCGAACTCATCCTCAACAACCGCCTCCAGCTGGGTCAGTTTGTGCACCTCGATCGACTGGTCTTCGACTCACCCCCTGTTCCTGCCCCACTTAATCTACGCCCTATAGCTGGTCGTCACCAATTTATTGGATCTCCTGAACCCCTCATAGCTCGCATTAACAGTGGTGGATTTGTAATCCAGCCAGTTTCGGAGTCTGACCTCTCGGTGGACCCTATTGCAGCTTATTTGTCGAGGATGGGGAAGAAAGTGATGGATTCGAAGGAGAAATGCGCCGAGAGTGAGGGGAGTGTGGGTGATGTTAAGATAGCCTCCTCTAAGGTTAATAGGGGAGCCGTTGCCCCAAAAGAGAATTTGAATGTTAATATCAGTTCTGGAGATGCCCAGGCTAACGGTAATGGTAAAGCTGGTTCAGACAAGGTCAGTTCGCAAAGGTTTTCGTCACCTGGAGCGTTAAAGCAGAGATCCGTGATGCCATCTGTGAAGAAAGCAGAGAGGGATCCATCCCCAGCTGGAAAGTCAGGAAAGCGCTCGAGTTCCCCTGCACCGTCAAAGTGCGTGGTTCCTAGCCTTGAGGAGGCTGCCAAAGAGGAAAATAGGAGGACGTCGAGGGAACCAGCAATAATAGTGCCATCAAGATATCGGCAGCCATCACCAACTTCAGGGAGGAGGCAGGCAAGTCCGGTGGTAGCTAGAAGGATGTCTCTGTCCCCTGGCCGAAGATTATCGGGCGGGCTTAAGGTATCCCCAGCACTGGATTCTTCCGGGAAGAAGAAAATGGCTAGCATTGCTGCGGGGATATCAAAGGTTTCTGAGGCGCTTGTAGGGTCCGCAAAGCCAAGTAGAAAGAACTGGGATGATGGGGCGACTCCAGGTGGAGGCGTCTCCTCTGAGGACAAAGAAAAAACGAGGACTAAAAATAGACCCGATCTGCAAGCTATTTTGAGAACTCAG GCTGCTATTTCTCGGCGATTAAGTGATGTACATGACAATTCATCTGCAAAAGACGAAAAATCTTGTGGGTCTGAAAGTTCATTTGAGTCTGAGAAAACAAATGTGGCTCCTGTAATCACCATTCACGAGAAGAAATGGACGGATGGTAGTATTCCATTGGATAGTGTCTCTTCAAGCCTTGCAAAACTTGGAAAG GATGCTACGCGCAGGAGAAGAGTTGCTTCAACTGCTGCGTCTGAAGCTTTGGAGGAGGCCATGGTCACAGAATCGATTGTGAGAAACTTAAG CATGTTTTCAGATCTCCACTCATGTTCAAAGCCTGAAAATCCTTTACCTACTATCGATCGATTCATGTCGATTTATGAAGATGTTCTAAAATCCATAGCAGCAGCAGAATCTATTGCCGGTAAATATAGGTCATCAGCTACTAATGACAACACCACCTATTCAGAACAATCAAAATCTAGCACCCTTTGGGTAGAAGCCGCTTTGGCTACAAATCTTGAAGTTGTCTCCCTTTTAACCGACCAAAACTTTGCGGGCTCATCCAAAATGGAGCAACAAAATTCTAAGAAACGACTTTCTGCCAATTCTACCTTTAAGAATAACAACACAAACGCCTCTCCATCAACGGTAGTTGGACCTTGGACTCGGGGCAAAGGAATGGAAGAGACTGTGGAACTTGGAAAAATTTTGCAGTATGAGATGCAAATATGGTTTGTAAGATTTGTAGAGTCATCCCTTGATGCTGGTTTTCAGGTTTTTGGGAAATGCACTCCAGCTAGCACCGGTGCACTCAACAACTGTGGCCCTATAGCAGCAATCTTGTCTCAACTTAAGCGAGTCAACAACTGGTTGGATTGCATAATGACTCAACAAGACGACGTTCTTGCGGGAAAGATTGAGAGCCTGAAGCGAAAGATTTATGGGTTTGTGATTCAACATGTTGGCACGACAGTCGAAAGTATGATCCCAGCAGCCTCGTCTTGA
- the LOC140832386 gene encoding calcium-dependent protein kinase 26-like → MGNICVNGKIAKDGFFYTMSHLLWSSKSPDMISGTDNDIGKGGETPKIKAIEGSNPVQDMPPEMVKIKEGEIKSSQSAKKEPVIVVKEEEKPPTVAGTWEQAIKNDGRKSARFPEPEQVGMQENEKPKQVDAPKAKKPHNVKRMMSVGLQVESVLKTKTGHLKEYYNLGHKLGQGQFGTTFLCVEKSSGKEYACKSIAKRKLLSEEDVEDVRREIEIMHHLSGSPNVISIKGAYEDAVAVHVVMELCQGGELFDRIVKRGHYSEKKAADLTRTIVSVIEACHSLGVLHRDLKPENFLFVDKEEDSHLKTIDFGLSVFFKPGEVFTDVVGSPYYVAPEVLCKRYGPETDVWSAGVIVYILLCGVPPFWGESEQEIFEEVLHGDIDFTSDPWPMISESAKDLVKKMLIRDPRSRITAHQVLCHPWVQIDGVAPDKPLDSAVLTRLTQFSAMDKFKKMALRVIAESLSEEEIAGLKEMFKMIDTDNSGHITFEELKNGLKRFGANLNESEIYELMNAADVDKSGSIDYGEFIAATLHLNKIEKEDHLFTAFSYFDKDGSGYITQDELQKACEEFGIADIHLEEIIGEADQNNDGRIDYNEFVAMMQKGNADFGKKRFQSNFNVCFQEVTPVC, encoded by the exons ATGGGAAACATTTGTGTGAATGGGAAGATTGCTAAGGATGGGTTTTTCTATACAATGTCTCATTTGTTGTGGTCGTCTAAATCACCAGATATGATCTCTGGTACTGATAATGACATAGGAAAAGGCGGTGAAACGCCCAAAATTAAGGCTATAGAAGGTTCTAATCCTGTTCAGGATATGCCTCCAGAAATGGTGAAGATTAAAGAGGGGGAGATCAAATCATCACAGTCCGCAAAAAAGGAGCCAGTGATTGTAGTGAAGGAAGAGGAAAAGCCACCTACGGTAGCTGGAACGTGGGAACAGGCGATCAAGAACGATGGTAGGAAATCTGCTCGATTTCCTGAGCCGGAGCAAGTGGGCATGCAGGAGAATGAAAAGCCAAAACAAGTCGATGCCCCCAAAGCCAAGAAACCGCACAATGTTAAGAGAATGATGAGTGTAGGACTTCAGGTTGAATCTGTGCTAAAAACCAAAACAGGTCACCTGAAGGAGTACTATAATTTGGGCCATAAACTTGGGCAAGGGCAATTCGGAACAACTTTTCTCTGCGTGGAGAAAAGTAGCGGAAAAGAATATGCTTGTAAATCTATTGCAAAGAGAAAATTGCTTTCTGAGGAAGACGTGGAAGACGTGAGAAGAGAAATTGAGATAATGCATCACTTGTCTGGGTCACCTAATGTCATTTCAATCAAGGGGGCTTATGAGGATGCTGTTGCAGTCCATGTTGTCATGGAGTTGTGTCAAGGGGGTGAGCTTTTTGATAGAATCGTTAAACGGGGGCATTATTCGGAGAAAAAGGCTGCTGATCTTACTAGGACTATAGTTAGTGTAATTGAGGCCTGCCATTCTCTAGGGGTCCTGCACAGGGACCTCAAGCCTGAGAATTTTCTCTTTGTTGACAAAGAGGAAGATTCACATTTAAAGACAATAGATTTTGGATTGTCTGTGTTCTTTAAGCCAG GGGAAGTTTTCACTGACGTGGTTGGGAGCCCTTATTATGTCGCTCCAGAAGTGCTTTGCAAGCGATATGGACCAGAAACAGATGTTTGGAGTGCCGGCGTTATAGTTTATATTCTTCTCTGTGGTGTGCCTCCATTTTGGGGTG AAAGTGAACAGGAGATATTCGAAGAGGTTTTACATGGTGATATTGACTTCACGTCAGATCCTTGGCCTATGATATCTGAAAGTGCGAAAGACCTTGTGAAGAAAATGCTTATAAGGGATCCAAGAAGCCGGATAACTGCCCATCAAGTACTTT gTCATCCTTGGGTGCAGATTGATGGAGTAGCTCCTGATAAGCCTCTTGATTCTGCGGTTTTAACTCGGTTGACGCAGTTCTCAGCAATGGACAAGTTCAAGAAAATGGCTTTAAGG GTCATTGCAGAAAGTCTCTCTGAAGAAGAAATTGCGGGCCTCAAAGAAATGTTCAAAATGATAGACACAGATAACAGCGGCCATATCACGTTTGAAGAACTCAAGAATGGTTTAAAAAGATTCGGAGCAAATCTGAACGAGTCAGAAATATACGAATTAATGAATGCT GCCGATGTGGATAAAAGTGGCAGTATCGACTATGGAGAGTTCATAGCAGCAACATTGCATCTGAACAAGATCGAGAAAGAAGACCATCTCTTCACTGCATTTTCTTACTTTGACAAAGACGGGAGCGGCTATATTACTCAAGACGAGCTTCAAAAAGCTTGTGAAGAGTTTGGTATAGCCGATATTCATCTGGAAGAAATCATTGGAGAAGCTGATCAAAACAAT GACGGACGTATAGATTATAACGAGTTCGTAGCAATGATGCAGAAGGGAAATGCAGATTTCGGTAAGAAGAGGTTTCAGAGCAATTTCAACGTCTGCTTTCAGGAAGTAACACCAGTTTGCTGA
- the LOC140832388 gene encoding E3 ubiquitin-protein ligase RHF2A-like isoform X1 has protein sequence MDEVKEAESRIASAAAFVEGGIQEACDDACSICLEVFCDSDPSTVTSCKHDFHLQCILEWCQRSSNCPMCWQTISLKDPVSQELLDAVEQERSIRLMPSRNTTIFRHPTLGDFELQHLPMGVNDLELEDHIIQHLAAAAAMGRTQHIDRREDYRNLSSVHARPQFMVFSTHPNASSTGNVSASRAPGGSETEPAASMLTNSSVPLTVLGNEGHENASSSVQSNLISSSSSGHVTPSTHTGISSDQRSFMSPSSLPTQDRAGPSEFQSFSESWKSKLNAISMKYKDSISKNTRGWKEKLFSKGSRIADIDSEVRREPNTGIATVTRLMEHLETRNNNGSSCALLSNDPRNPSVFQRSSPDAPNNGDTSAAIATSSTSI, from the exons ATGGATGAGGTCAAAGAGGCAGAGAGTCGCATAGCATCAGCTGCGGCTTTTGTGGAAGGGGGGATTCAGGAGGCTTGTGATGATGCTTGTAGCATATGCCTTGAGGTCTTTTGTGATAGCGATCCTTCTACG GTAACGAGCTGCAAGCATGATTTCCACCTTCAATGCATTCTTGAATG GTGTCAAAGAAGCTCCAACTGTCCAATGTGCTGGCAAACCATCAGTCTGAAGGATCCTGTCAG TCAAGAATTGCTGGATGCTGTGGAGCAAGAGAGAAGTATAAGGTTAATGCCATCAAGGAATACAACAATATTTCGCCATCCTACTCTTGGGGATTTTGAATTGCAGCAT TTGCCCATGGGAGTGAATGATCTGGAACTTGAAGACCACATTATTCAACACTTGGCAGCTGCTGCTGCAATGGGGAGGACTCAGCACATTGATCGAAGGGAGGACTACAGAAATCTTTCTTCTGTTCATGCTCGTCCACAATTTATGGTTTTCTCTACTCATCCCAATGCATCATCCACTGGCAATGTTTCAGCTTCCCGAGCTCCTGGTGGATCAGAAACTGAGCCAGCTGCATCAATGCTAACCAATTCTTCAGTTCCTCTTACAGTTTTAGGAAATGAAGGCCACGAAAATGCGTCTTCTTCTGTTCAAAGCAATCTGATTTCATCTTCGTCATCAGGCCATGTTACCCCATCTACCCACACTGGAATATCTAGCGATCAAAG AAGCTTTATGAGTCCGTCTTCTTTGCCAACTCAAGACAGAGCAGGGCCTTCAGAATTCCAGTCTTTCTCAGAGTCCTGGAAATCTAAACTTAATGCAATTTCAATGAA ATACAAGGATTCCATTTCAAAAAATACAAGAGGATGGAAGGAGAAGCTGTTTTCAAAAGGTTCTCGAATTGCAGATATTGACTCTGAAGTTAGGAGAGAGCCGAACACTGGAATTGCTACCGTAACGCGCTTGATGGAACACCTTGAGACAAGAAATAACAATGGATCTAGTTGTGCCTTGCTATCAAACGACCCCAGGAATCCTTCAGTCTTCCAACGAAGCAGCCCTGATGCACCCAACAATGGCGATACTTCTGCTGCTATTGCCACCAGTTCAACGTCGATTTGA
- the LOC140832388 gene encoding E3 ubiquitin-protein ligase RHF2A-like isoform X2: protein MDEVKEAESRIASAAAFVEGGIQEACDDACSICLEVFCDSDPSTVTSCKHDFHLQCILEWCQRSSNCPMCWQTISLKDPVSQELLDAVEQERSIRLMPSRNTTIFRHPTLGDFELQHLPMGVNDLELEDHIIQHLAAAAAMGRTQHIDRREDYRNLSSVHARPQFMVFSTHPNASSTGNVSASRAPGGSETEPAASMLTNSSVPLTVLGNEGHENASSSVQSNLISSSSSGHVTPSTHTGISSDQSFMSPSSLPTQDRAGPSEFQSFSESWKSKLNAISMKYKDSISKNTRGWKEKLFSKGSRIADIDSEVRREPNTGIATVTRLMEHLETRNNNGSSCALLSNDPRNPSVFQRSSPDAPNNGDTSAAIATSSTSI, encoded by the exons ATGGATGAGGTCAAAGAGGCAGAGAGTCGCATAGCATCAGCTGCGGCTTTTGTGGAAGGGGGGATTCAGGAGGCTTGTGATGATGCTTGTAGCATATGCCTTGAGGTCTTTTGTGATAGCGATCCTTCTACG GTAACGAGCTGCAAGCATGATTTCCACCTTCAATGCATTCTTGAATG GTGTCAAAGAAGCTCCAACTGTCCAATGTGCTGGCAAACCATCAGTCTGAAGGATCCTGTCAG TCAAGAATTGCTGGATGCTGTGGAGCAAGAGAGAAGTATAAGGTTAATGCCATCAAGGAATACAACAATATTTCGCCATCCTACTCTTGGGGATTTTGAATTGCAGCAT TTGCCCATGGGAGTGAATGATCTGGAACTTGAAGACCACATTATTCAACACTTGGCAGCTGCTGCTGCAATGGGGAGGACTCAGCACATTGATCGAAGGGAGGACTACAGAAATCTTTCTTCTGTTCATGCTCGTCCACAATTTATGGTTTTCTCTACTCATCCCAATGCATCATCCACTGGCAATGTTTCAGCTTCCCGAGCTCCTGGTGGATCAGAAACTGAGCCAGCTGCATCAATGCTAACCAATTCTTCAGTTCCTCTTACAGTTTTAGGAAATGAAGGCCACGAAAATGCGTCTTCTTCTGTTCAAAGCAATCTGATTTCATCTTCGTCATCAGGCCATGTTACCCCATCTACCCACACTGGAATATCTAGCGATCAAAG CTTTATGAGTCCGTCTTCTTTGCCAACTCAAGACAGAGCAGGGCCTTCAGAATTCCAGTCTTTCTCAGAGTCCTGGAAATCTAAACTTAATGCAATTTCAATGAA ATACAAGGATTCCATTTCAAAAAATACAAGAGGATGGAAGGAGAAGCTGTTTTCAAAAGGTTCTCGAATTGCAGATATTGACTCTGAAGTTAGGAGAGAGCCGAACACTGGAATTGCTACCGTAACGCGCTTGATGGAACACCTTGAGACAAGAAATAACAATGGATCTAGTTGTGCCTTGCTATCAAACGACCCCAGGAATCCTTCAGTCTTCCAACGAAGCAGCCCTGATGCACCCAACAATGGCGATACTTCTGCTGCTATTGCCACCAGTTCAACGTCGATTTGA
- the LOC140832387 gene encoding fasciclin-like arabinogalactan protein 17: MDSQIYGVPNPLVLAIFTFLTVIASALPGNLPAKTSAVSNSTAQINSNSVLVALLDSRYTELSELVEKAMLLQTLEEAVSKHNITIFAPRNEALERDLDPDFKRFLLEPGNLKSLQNLILFHMIPSRVESRHWPEKAKKPTVHTSLCRDVGDEKIQVMEKNGMKLVSMAKVIKEDDLIRPDGVIHGIEKLLIPKSVQQDYNNRRSLRATSAVLPEGAPEVDPRTHRLKKPAPSVPVGASPVLPIYDALAPGPSLAPAPAPGPGGPHHHFDGESQVKDFIQTLLHYGGYNEMADILVNLTSLASEMGRLVSEGYVLTVLAPNDEAMAKLTTDQLSEPGAPEQIMYYHLIPEYQTEESMYNAVRRFGKVKYDTLRLPLKVAAEEADGSVKFGQGEGSAYLFDPDIYTDGRISVQGIDGVLFPSEETKVVSRVGSVAKVVSKPRRGKLMEIACAMLGAFGRDSRLSSCL, from the exons ATGGATTCCCAGATCTATGGGGTCCCTAATCCACTTGTCCTAGCCATTTTCACTTTCCTCACCGTCATTGCTTCTGCATTGCCGGGAAATTTGCCGGCAAAAACCTCCGCAGTCTCGAATTCTACAGCCCAGATCAACTCCAACTCAGTTCTTGTGGCCCTTTTGGATTCTCGGTACACTGAGCTCTCAGAGCTGGTGGAGAAGGCGATGTTGCTTCAGACTCTTGAAGAAGCTGTATCAAAGCATAATATTACCATATTTGCTCCAAGAAACGAGGCTTTAGAGCGCGATTTGGACCCCGATTTCAAGCGTTTTTTGCTCGAGCCTGGGAATCTGAAATCCCTTCAGAATTTGATTCTTTTCCATATGATTCCGAGTCGGGTTGAGTCCAGACATTGGCCGGAGAAGGCTAAAAAACCTACTGTTCATACGAGTCTTTGCCGCGATGTAGGTGATGAGAAAATTCAGGTGATGGAGAAAAATGGGATGAAGCTCGTGAGCATGGCGAAGGTTATCAAAGAAGACGATCTGATTCGGCCCGATGGTGTAATTCACGGCATTGAAAAACTGTTGATTCCTAAATCCGTTCAACAAGACTACAATAACCGACGGAGTTTGAGGGCGACCTCCGCCGTGCTGCCTGAGGGTGCACCCGAAGTTGACCCAAGAACACATAGATTGAAGAAACCCGCACCGTCGGTTCCTGTCGGTGCGTCGCCGGTTCTGCCCATTTACGACGCCTTAGCCCCCGGTCCATCACTTGCACCGGCACCTGCTCCGGGACCCGGCGGACCACACCACCACTTCGACGGAGAATCTCAGGTGAAGGATTTTATCCAGACTCTCCTGCATTACGGTGGATACAACGAAATGGCTGATATTTTAGTGAATCTCACCTCATTAGCTTCTGAGATGGGAAGATTGGTGTCCGAAGGCTATGTACTCACAGTTTTGGCACCAAATGATGAAGCCATGGCCAAGCTGACCACCGATCAGCTAAGCGAACCCGGGGCCCCGGAGCAAATCATGTATTATCATTTGATTCCTGAGTATCAAACCGAGGAAAGCATGTACAATGCTGTGAGGAGATTTGGGAAGGTCAAATATGATACTTTGCGGCTGCCGCTCAAGGTGGCGGCTGAGGAAGCTGATGGGTCGGTGAAATTCGGGCAAGGAGAAGGATCCGCATATCTCTTCGACCCGGATATATACACAGATGGGAGGATTTCGGTTCAGGGTATTGATGGGGTTTTGTTTCCGTCGGAAGAAACTAAGGTTGTCTCTAGAGTTGGTTCTGTCGCTAAGGTTGTTTCTAAACCGAGGAGAG GGAAGTTGATGGAAATCGCATGTGCAATGCTTGGGGCTTTTGGACGGGACTCTCGTCTTTCAAGCTGTCTATAA